A portion of the Hoplias malabaricus isolate fHopMal1 chromosome 1, fHopMal1.hap1, whole genome shotgun sequence genome contains these proteins:
- the fabp10a gene encoding fatty acid-binding protein 10-A, liver basic: protein MAFSGTWQVYEQENYEEFLRAISLPEDIIKLAKDVKPVTEIQQNGNDFIITSKTPGKSVTNSFTIGKEAEITTMDGKKLKCTVKMEGGKLICQTEKFSHMQEIKGGEMIESLTVGGTTMIRRSKKV, encoded by the exons ATGGCCTTCAGTGGAACGTGGCAGGTTTACGAGCAGGAGAACTACGAGGAGTTCCTCAGGGCCATCT CTCTGCCAGAAGACATCATTAAATTGGCCAAAGACGTCAAACCGGTGACGGAGATCCAGCAGAACGGCAACGACTTCATCATCACGTCCAAAACTCCCGGGAAGTCCGTCACCAACTCCTTCACCATCGGCAAAGAGGCCGAGATCACCACCATGGATGGAAAGAAACTCAAG TGCACAGTGAAGATGGAGGGAGGAAAACTCATCTGTCAGACGGAGAAGTTTTCACACATGCAGGAGATTAAAGGAGGAGAGATGATCGAG TCTCTGACCGTGGGAGGGACCACCATGATCCGGAGGAGTAAGAAAGTGTGA
- the myom3 gene encoding myomesin-3, protein MANAAVCTFLRRLLMQELLAVKDSEECVRTPVVSGASPAAIQKASHLRRLPRLCNICPSCVVFQRQRIPAEQKESESDVEAVFDSTFAPTFVTEGESLVLSCRFSSALLPFQDVSWHRDGELLQSSGRVEVRTALTSSTLTVRGVHKEHEGLYTVRLLTRDGTKDHSAFVYVRDGPAAVLGAPGAPLQVEVSDVQRDYVFLSWKPPSAEGAAFVQGYFIERCEVGSRQWFRCNEVLQTVCYFPVMGLKDHTLVQFRVCAVNQAGVGRPSKPTPPILTSDPLEPSRTMVVTVDRGREIIITKDQLESQIRVPFPPTGVCVCELSDTYAVVSWTEPDPRGKEPLTYFVERTVVGKESWHLASLDMTVRSTRFAAFDLQKDTSYCFRIRSINKYGISEPSEPSQPIRLGEPLGVPAAPHSVQAVPDTDTSVLLLWKEPKDMQGILGYYLYYSEVGTSNWRTINNKPVTGTRFTVHGLRMNKEYVFRVKSVGRAGNSRYSEESQPIRVKAAKAAPSAPGGIALLCCTDTEMVIGWRAPVSNGGVPVRGYYIDQREKSQQVWAEVNTKPVRERVYRVRGLSEGHYYQFRIFAYNIVGVSEPSGPSEAFLCERWTMPEPGCPYDLQLREVRCESLVLMWAEPLYKGQSEISGYVVELSEGEESEDWTPVTQQPITDTYLKVCGLRAGQVYRLRVRAVSNSGVGRPSPPTDPVPAQTRPGTKDIEVGVDDDGFIFLSLQAPETGEEPRFQWSKNYGEAIDAGRAHVETKQDKSILTFTAASEDDLGLYTAEMTDKPHISSSFNFTSEDLQQLMEQSWQVRNPLIGLRSEGWQVEVSEQGFVRLWLQTEPLSSAAELRMILNDKEMTSTPGRRLGFDRASGLVEIVFDELREEDEGSYTAQLKDGRAKNQFTLVLVDQKFRETLARSKANRRHWTKRAGPHFEEELSWTVTEDCEMILKCKVMNVTKDTKLKWFKDGAEVTPGALDSSGLSTFTVPQVTRKEAGVYRAVVSDSRGEDETVLELVDGEFERLMQRLSKQCALSAGPLEVQSTAEGFKLYCSLKYYLSDMKTSWFFKEKRMDEEQRAKPGCSMQKVWVEIFNPTENDKGRYTVEMFDGQETHRRSLDLSGQAFADALLEHQRLRQVAIAERNRARVTKGLPDVVAIEEGKTLCLTCVTEGDPMPEVFWLKNEREISSAGQFHIANDKKTSTLTISFVTMEDSGNYSVFARNSYGSQTVNVTVSVYKYGEKPRADAMHM, encoded by the exons agtCAGATGTGGAGGCAGTGTTTGACTCCACATTTGCGCCAACCTTTGTGACGGAGGGGGAGAGCCTGGTTCTGAGCTGTAGGTTCTCCTCGGCTCTGCTGCCGTTCCAGGACGTCTCCTGGCACCGAGACG ggGAGCTCCTCCAGTCGTCCGGTCGAGTGGAGGTGAGGACAGCTCTGACCTCCAGCACGTTGACCGTGAGGGGGGTCCACAAGGAGCATGAGGGTCTCTACACGGTCCGTCTGCTCACACGAGATGGAACCAAGGACCACAGCGCCTTTGTCTACGTCAGAG aTGGACCTGCTGCAGTGCTGGGGGCTCCCGGGGCTCCTCTGCAGGTGGAGGTTTCTGATGTGCAGAGGGATTACGTCTTCCTCTCTTGGAAGCCCCCCAGTGCGGAGGGGGCTGCCTTTGTCCAGGGGTACTTCATTGAGAG GTGTGAGGTGGGTTCTCGACAGTGGTTCCGCTGTAATGAGGTTCTCCAGACGGTGTGTTATTTCCCGGTGATGGGTTTGAAGGACCACACACTCGTGCAGTTCCGAGTGTGTGCCGTGAACCAGGCGGGAGTCGGACGCCCATCCAAACCCACGCCCCCCATCCTCACCTCTGACCCCTTGGAGCCCAGCAGGACTATGG tGGTGACggtggacagagggagagagatcaTCATCACCAAGGACCAGCTGGAGA gtCAAATCCGTGTCCCTTTCCCTCCGaccggagtgtgtgtgtgtgagctcagTGACACGTACGCTGTGGTCAGTTGGACTGAACCGGACCCTCGCGGCAAAGAACCGCTCACTTACTTCGTAGAACGG ACCGTGGTCGGTAAGGAGAGTTGGCACCTGGCGAGTCTGGACATGACGGTGAGATCCACCAGGTTCGCCGCTTTTGATCTTCAGAAAGATACGAGCTACTGCTTCCGGATCAGATCCATCAACAAATACGGCATCAGCGAGCCCTCTGAACCCAGCCAGCCAATCAGACTGGGAGAACCGCTCG GGGTCCCTGCTGCTCCCCACTCTGTCCAGGCCGTCCCAGACACCGACACCTCTGTCCTTCTGCTGTGGAAAGAGCCTAAGGACATGCAGGGAATTCTGGGATATTatctgtactacagcgaggtgGGAACTTCGAACTGGAGAACCATCAACAACAAACCAGTGACTGGAACCAG gTTCACAGTGCATGGCCTCAGGATGAACAAGGAGTATGTTTTCCGAGTGAAGTCTGTGGGCCGAGCGGGAAATAGCCGATATTCCGAGGaatctcagccaatcagagtcaaaGCAGCTAAAG CTGCCCCCTCTGCCCCGGGTGGTATCGCTCTCCTCTGTTGTACGGACACAGAGATGGTGATCGGGTGGAGAGCACCGGTCAGTAACGGAGGGGTCCCAGTGAGGGGGTATTACATCGACCAGAGAGAGAAATCCCAGCAAGTCTGGGCTGAGGTCAACACAAAGCCggtcagagagagagtttacAGA GTGCGTGGTCTTTCAGAGGGACATTATTACCAGTTCCGTATCTTTGCATACAACATCGTTGGAGTCAGTGAGCCGTCCGGACCCAGCGAGGCCTTCCTCTGCGAGCGCTGGACGATGCCTGAACCTG GCTGCCCGTATGATCTGCAGCTGAGGGAAGTGAGGTGTGAGTCTCTGGTGCTGATGTGGGCGGAGCCACTGTACAAAGGCCAATCAGAAATCAGTGGTTATGTagtggagctgagtgagggGGAGGAGTCAGAGGACTGGACTCCAGTGACTCAGCAGCCAATCACAGACACTTACTTAAAG GTGTGTGGACTGAGGGCTGGTCAGGTTTATCGTCTGCGCGTGCGTGCGGTCAGTAACTCCGGAGTGGGACGCCCCTCACCGCCCACCGACCCGGTCCCCGCTCAGACCAGACCAG GAACCAAGGACATAGAGGTGGGCGTAGACGACGACGGCTTCATCTTCCTGAGCTTGCAAGCGCCGGAGACGGGCGAAGAACCTCGGTTCCAGTGGAGTAAGAACTACGGAGAGGCCATCGACGCAGGACGAGCTCATGTGGAGACAAAGCAGGACAA ATCCATTCTGACCTTCACCGCTGCCTCGGAGGACGATCTGGGGCTGTACACCGCAGAGATGACCGACAAACCTCACATCTCCTCCAGCTTCAACTTCACCTCCGAGG ATCTGCAGCAGCTGATGGAGCAGAGCTGGCAAGTCAGGAACCCCT tgattgGTCTGAGGTCCGAAGGCTGGCAGGTGGAGGTGTCGGAGCAGGGTTTTGTTCGGCTGTGGCTCCAGACCGAGCCTCTGTCCAGCGCCGCTGAGCTCCGCATGATCCTCAACGACAAAGAGATGACCAGCACTCCC ggtcGGAGGCTGGGCTTTGACCGGGCCAGTGGGCTGGTGGAGATAGTGTTTGACGAGCTGAGGGAAGAGGACGAAGGCTCGTATACGGCTCAGCTGAAGGACGGTCGAGCGAAGAACCAGTTCACACTCGTCCTGGTCGATCAGA AGTTCAGGGAGACCCTGGCCAGGTCAAAGGCCAACAGACGGCACTGGACGAAACGTGCAG GGCCCCACTTTGAGGAGGAGCTGTCCTGGACGGTGACGGAGGACTGTGAGATGATCCTGAAGTGCaag GTGATGAACGTGACGAAGGACACAAAGCTGAAGTGGTTTAAAGACGGAGCGGAGGTCACTCCGGGTGCATTAGACTCATCTGGACTCAGCACCTTCACCGTTCCTCAG GTGACGAGGAAAGAAGCAGGTGTGTACAGAGCGGTGGTGTCCGACAGCCGAGGGGAGGACGAGACCGTACTGGAGTTAGTGGACGGAG AGTTTGAGCGACTGATGCAGCGGCTCAGCAAACAGTGCG CTCTCTCGGCCGGACCCCTGGAAGTCCAGAGCACAGCGGAGGGATTTAAACTTTACTGCTCTCTGAAGTACTATCTGAGCGACATGAAAACCAGCTGGTTCTTCAA agagaagaggatGGATGAGGAGCAGAGGGCGAAGCCGGGCTGCAGCATGCAGAAGGTCTGGGTGGAGATATTCAACCCCACAGAGAACGACAAGGGCAGATACACGGTGGAGATGTTCGATGGGCAGGAGACACACAGACGCTCCCTGGACTTATCTGGACAAG CCTTCGCGGACGCTCTGCTGGAACACCAGAGGCTCAG GCAAGTGGCCATCGCTGAGAGAA ACCGAGCCAGAGTCACCAAGGGGCTACCAGACGTCGTGGCCATAGAGGAAGGAAAg acTCTGTGTCTGACATGTGTTACAGAGGGAGATCCCATGCCAGAGGTGTTCTGGTTGAAAAATGAGCGTGAGATTTCCTCCGCAGGTCAGTTTCACATCGCCAACGACAAGAAGACGTCCACCCTGACCATCAGCTTCGTGACCATGGAGGATTCTGGGAACTACAGCGTGTTTGCGAGGAACTCGTACGGCTCGCAGACGGTCAACGTCACGGTCAGCGTCTACAAATACGGCGAGAAGCCGCGCGCAGACGCCATGCACATGTAG